A DNA window from Euleptes europaea isolate rEulEur1 chromosome 20, rEulEur1.hap1, whole genome shotgun sequence contains the following coding sequences:
- the MAP1A gene encoding microtubule-associated protein 1A, with the protein MDGASEFAEYVSETVDAPSPFDLLEPPTSGGFLKLSKPCCYIFPGGRGDSALFAVNGFNILVDGGSERKSCFWKLVRHLDRIDSVLLTHIGADNLPGINGLLQRKIAEQDEEQSQGSLHYGDWMKNLISPELGVVFFNVPEKLKMPEASMKVKRSIEEASLTLQYLNRLGMKPEPLYRVVSNTIEPITLFHKMGVGKLDMYILNPVKESKEMQFLMQKWAGNSKAKTGIILANGKEGEISVPYLTSITALVVWLPASPTEKIVRVLFPGNAPQNKILEGLDKLRHLDFLKHPIATQKDMASSVPSPGLKQTKMKQRTDSRESLRSSSKPFVAKGAAEEGAKEVKAETGKETKTERKAKEPSEKNPEKPVKPEKIKTDTNDALKAEKRKLAKDKVGKKHLKEKASKLEEKRDKEKKEIKRERKELKKEDGRKEERKDSKKEERKKEAKPELKKMSKPDLKPFTPEVRKTLYKAKAPNRIKPEKVRSKAEKEPPAGQRTSLGQKRSVQPQEPDIAEPRLVLSSPEDLTKDFEELKLKEQARPQAKVEALSKQEETPRPWATAVQEDGRIAEEPRIPGSISPAVPEEETISPKVSGELPSLQLEGRGETAERSDSEEAALVEPPKREFEENVGRAVPELPGGGNGEEREQGSAPCDCLSTMHQDEEKDTPSEGKWVVTSEESQPGRREDIIEKAEQEEMEEQDIKAEGNELKRNHLPLFHQPEDAAWPSEEKGKELKEEKVNRIKGHGKAAVKEESSFTPVPSGEHISYIQDETIPGYSETEQTISDEEIHDEQEERIPHLRSDIGSYNVSVPGQPSLFEAIHGIPAMTAAEGAKGYTGQEPEILNYPTNIVAAPLAEEEHVSSATSLTECDKLSSFATSVAEDQSVASITAPPTEETGKSSLLVDTVNSIPSSRTEATQGLDYVPSAGTISPTSSLEEDKGFKSPPPEDFHALTEGERKFEASRKGLQEKEEEEEEENPNIERPQKAQGHYDSPVFSHKTVLGEGLAEVPTETTHAAILLLTEGESQFLPADSGEAEERCMSPDDSTVKMASPTQSGPTSAGHTPFHQSPVEEKADTVEAELFDKGPIKWDGGGSPNPARESAGERAATDDGKEAASGLLQDNHSPGSISLVHEEFVSSQRENQSLPLEREELAIHFYHKQETLDISDLYPPTKDTPSEPKEDASLDYGKCTGRKEFSVAEIPPPKGWEELADRPEDDLSRHTSIEDASSGKVKFPKESSGEAKSDMSAEDSNMLHFVEQSSDQEKLLPDAIKYITLCPEEETPSHLFTEEISQIDTKSKETPAGRKIPQVFTEEFCSETARHQIHTKNPDEGESSEDPFVTGDALRSLSFSEQTQNAHTTLTFSADTGLVSLPEKAPHKEPSPIPSSKETPGRILGMESLEVCSEEAEEKQGIEELSPEMEDIYLKDASYEKKVWFPEEVKEIPCKKPQKYDKERGECTLLDDERGECTFLDDEVKGFVKKTLLSVTEERNIPDSVESKDYTTRLSEKEIWGTEYRDFQEKAATQKPGTFVQNDLSLQGDKPVDQQVKESLSIQADTQQRVLDAKALKMSASISPQSPEPESSPKSSLDWTAHEGKRATVMEGKEEPSCAHKPGEEKGATDSVGKAMSICSLPLISAKLEDAPSSALEKPSVLDDSAVKLPLGAEEERTETDVLCKGMLEPKQAQDTGQHASQDQSSKSQQETMVNAAPWSPGGLEDSVFIAGESQETRHSLPGGNHGRSRDLTVPWQGMTSLDQVECHSWSYVLDSSSQFEFCESKDDASGKGQRREEREPTPYPHEKTFQYADIFDRAAVPSAGKEASFQVRKAQQAQKGSLYPISSKEEESCLYTPTEKELSSPASPKDKAEPSFEYTDVHERSSSQTKHSRPCGLTDKDTEHERHTSSLLPANLRSPTPASSSGDESSACTTGITERCHQGETAGDLNAVQPPDANITLEQRPLPPEHPQPKDIYYEKASRGEESVSDSELEKGAKEESEKESKLPEPPSTVEAASEKEPYADISWMEKVHAPQPWQEAGPTLLACGGLGEENQVEQTVWGADQAPYDILTNSSRQTWMPNLISVTTNVSVEANKQFSKDAVSSTKHSSDAELCLESHTKEFSLASSTKEEKEYPKALLNKGLDCSSSGFELSSLEKHEPSILFRHEAHFSSHLRDTSQTLDMFDPVSLEKGMEDEYLEVSKKVVSDSSSFTKFSECEEGKLSSKVPQEHPCVESPCPSEEASSKSFTPVMQAAVESSCPHLFPTNSEAAAAEPDTQSMWDTSSLPPGGSAMAHSCGMEGAASTSMDDNSSRLAGQQPKASCTRHLPRPEGRTPAFPLPGALEAAPPCQQQVVATANGPTEVSTSPLAFQAMSCPPDERLENTEEEECCDRQRRPSSLLTPEPPFQPSWSGTQQGSKAEGHGDASHELEPCLAATSDYEQKFSSEYRPRKDELSPSFINPSPHDSSEDSELSQVEGHSSVKGRPHPSPGGHRQSTTVEETPPTSASDSGTSQSDSDVPPETEECPSITADAAMDSDEDADFLPVDKAVGSSHHSSTRTSHDPPPASTVDPHPHPPHPDVCMMDPEILLSEQNTTRPDKIAKKDLKEKNKGVRKPLSKPKPSSPSRKADKWSSAPTKQPSDRSLKPALAKREKRLKSHDEEKEEVSRSSHGKSLTNGVKTSPVSSNPKSSSFGPYGTPVYVDLAYIPNHCSGKNTDHEFFKKVRASYYVVSGNDPNNGEPSRAVLDALLEGKSQWGENLQVTLIPTHDTAVTREWYQQTHEKQQELSIMVLASSSTVVMQDESFPACKIEF; encoded by the coding sequence ATGGACGGGGCCTCTGAATTTGCTGAGTACGTCTCAGAGACCGTGGATGCTCCCTCGCCGTTTGATCTCCTGGAGCCCCCAACCTCTGGGGGCTTCCTCAAGCTTTCCAAGCCCTGCTGCTACATATtcccaggagggaggggggattctgCTCTTTTTGCCGTCAATGGCTTTAACATCCTGGTGGATGGCGGCTCAGAGAGGAAATCCTGCTTCTGGAAGCTGGTGCGGCACCTGGATAGGATTGACTCAGTGCTCCTGACCCACATTGGGGCCGACAACCTGCCAGGTATTAACGGGCTCTTGCAAAGGAAGATTGCAGAGCAAGATGAAGAGCAATCTCAAGGCTCCCTTCACTATGGTGACTGGATGAAGAACCTCATCTCCCCTGAACTTGGGGTCGTTTTCTTCAATGTTCCTGAGAAGCTCAAAATGCCAGAGGCCTCCATGAAAGTTAAAAGGAGCATTGAAGAGGCTAGCCTCACACTGCAGTATCTGAACAGGCTGGGCATGAAGCCAGAGCCCCTCTACAGAGTTGTCAGTAACACCATTGAGCCTATCACACTGTTCCACAAAATGGGGGTTGGAAAACTGGACATGTACATCTTGAACCCAGTCAAAGAGAGCAAAGAGATGCAGTTTCTCATGCAGAAATGGGCTGGAAACAGCAAAGCCAAGACGGGTATCATTCTTGCCAATGGGAAAGAAGGGGAGATATCTGTCCCTTATTTGACATCCATCACAGCTTTGGTGGTTTGGCTCCCAGCAAGTCCAACTGAAAAAATAGTAAGAGTTTTGTTTCCTGGAAACGCTCCACAAAATAAGATTCTGGAAGGTCTTGACAAGCTCCGGCACCTGGATTTTCTCAAGCATCCAATAGCTACACAGAAGGACATGGCTTCCAGTGTGCCATCACCTGGCCTGAAGCAGACCAAGATGAAGCAGAGAACAGACAGCCGAGAGAGCCTGAGGTCTTCCTCCAAGCCATTTGTGGCAAAGGGAGCAGCTGAGGAGGGGGCGAAGGAAGTCAAGGCCGAAACAGGAAAAGAGACCAAGACGGAGAGAAAGGCAAAAGAACCCTCTGAAAAAAACCCAGAGAAGCCTGTTAAGCCTGAAAAGATAAAGACAGACACAAATGATGCCCTGAAAGCTGAGAAAAGGAAATTAGCTAAAGACAAAGTTGGCAAAAAGCACCTGAAGGAAAAAGCTTCTaagctggaggagaagagggacaaggaaaagaaggagattaagagagagaggaaggagttgAAGAAGGAGgatggaaggaaagaggaaaggaaagattcaaaaaaagaagaaagaaagaaagaagccaagCCTGAACTGAAGAAAATGTCTAAGCCGGACTTAAAGCCCTTCACACCTGAAGTCCGGAAGACCTTATACAAGGCAAAAGCCCCAAACCGGATAAAACCAGAGAAAGTCCGCAGCAAAGCTGAAAAGGAGCCTCCTGCTGGCCAGAGGACTTCCCTGGGGCAGAAGAGGTCGGTCCAGCCACAGGAGCCAGACATTGCAGAGCCCAGGCTTGTTCTGTCTTCACCAGAGGACCTGACCAAGGACTTTGAGGAGCTGAAGCTTAAAGAGCAGGCAAGACCTCAGGCAAAGGTCGAGGCACTCTCCAAGCAGGAAGAAACACCCAGGCCTTGGGCCACAGCTGTTCAGGAAGATGGCCGGATAGCAGAAGAGCCCCGTATTCCAGGGTCTATTTCCCCAGCTGTTCCAGAGGAGGAAACAATTTCCCCCAAAGTTTCAGGGGAGTTGCCATCCCTTCaactggagggaagaggagaaacaGCTGAAAGATCTGATAGTGAGGAAGCAGCCTTGGTGGAACCTCCTAAGAGAGAATTTGAGGAGAATGTTGGAAGGGCAGTACCAGAGCTAcctggggggggaaatggagaggagagagagcaaGGTTCAGCACCCTGTGACTGCCTAAGCACAATGCACCAAGATGAAGAAAAAGACACTCCTTCAGAAGGGAAATGGGTGGTCACAAGTGAAGAAAGTCAGCCAGGAAGGAGAGAAGACATCATTGAAAAGGCAGAGCAAGAAGAGATGGAAGAACAAGACATAAAGGCTGAAGGTAATGAGCTAAAGAGGAATCATCTCCCTCTCTTCCACCAGCCAGAGGATGCGGCTTGGCCTTCtgaagaaaaggggaaagagcTCAAGGAAGAAAAGGTGAACAGAATAAAAGGACATGgaaaggcagcagtaaaagaggaatcCTCATTCActccagtcccatctggagaacATATCTCCTACATCCAGGATGAAACTATCCCTGGCTACTCCGAAACTGAACAGACCATTTCTGATGAGGAGATTCATGATGAACAGGAGGAAAGGATTCCACATCTCAGATCAGACATCGGCTCCTATAACGTTTCTGTGCCAGGCCAGCCAAGCTTATTTGAAGCAATCCATGGGATCCCGGCTATGACAGCTGCCGAAGGGGCCAAAGGCTATACAGGTCAGGAACCTGAAATCCTCAACTACCCCACCAACATTGTGGCAGCCCCCTTGGCGGAAGAGGAGCATGTATCCTCAGCTACCTCTCTCACGGAGTGTGACAAGCTTTCCTCTTTTGCCACTTCGGTGGCAGAAGATCAGTCTGTTGCATCGATAACAGCTCCACCGACAGAAGAGACTGGCAAAAGCTCCTTATTGGTGGACACAGTCAACAGCATACCTTCCTCTCGAACAGAGGCTACTCAAGGCCTGGACTATGTACCCTCTGCTGGCACTATCTCTCCCACATCTTCACTAGAGGAGGACAAAGGTTTTAAGTCTCCACCTCCAGAAGATTTCCATGCATTAACCGAAGGTGAAAGAAAATTTGAGGCCTCTAGAAAGGGCTtgcaagagaaggaggaggaagaggaagaagaaaatccAAATATCGAGAGGCCTCAGAAAGCCCAAGGTCATTATGACAGTCCAGTATTTTCTCACAAAACAGTCCTTGGAGAGGGTTTAGCTGAGGTACCCACAGAAACAACACACGCAGCCATATTGCTGTTGACTGAAGGGGAGTCCCAgttccttccagctgattctggTGAGGCTGAAGAACGGTGCATGAGCCCTGATGACAGCACAGTCAAGATGGCTTCCCCTACCCAGTCAGGCCCAACCAGTGCTGGGCACACACCTTTCCACCAATCCCCTGTAGAGGAAAAGGCTGACACTGTGGAGGCAGAGCTGTTTGACAAGGGTCCCATCAAGTGGGACGGAGGAGGGAGCCCCAACCCAGCCAGAGAGTCTGCAGGTGAGAGAGCTGCTACGGATGATGGAAAAGAAGCAGCTTCTGGTCTCCTTCAGGACAACCATAGCCCAGGAAGCATTAGCCTAGTGCATGAGGAATTTGTGTCTTCCCAGCGCGAAAACCAGAGTCTACCCTTGGAAAGAGAGGAGCTGGCAATACACTTCTACCACAAACAGGAAACCCTTGACATTTCTGATCTGTATCCTCCCACCAAAGACACACCTTCAGAGCCCAAAGAAGATGCCAGTCTAGATTATGGAAAGTGCACTGGGAGAAAGGAGTTCTCTGTCGCAGAAATACCTCCTCCAAAAGGGTGGGAGGAACTTGCAGACAGACCTGAAGATGACCTGTCCAGACACACATCTATAGAAGATGCTTCTTCAGGTAAAGTAAAATTTCCCAAAGAAAGTTCTGGTGAGGCAAAATCTGATATGTCTGCAGAAGACAGTAACATGCTGCATTTTGTAGAACAGAGTTCAGACCAAGAGAAACTACTGCCTGATGCTATCAAATACATTACTTTGTGCCCTGAGGAAGAAACCCCTTCACATTTGTTCACAGAAGAGATTTCTCAAATAGATACTAAATCTAAAGAGACTCCAGCTGGGAGAAAAATACCCCAGGTATTTACTGAGGAATTCTGTTCTGAAACAGCCAGACACCAAATACACACGAAGAATCCAGATGAAGGTGAATCATCAGAAGACCCTTTTGTCACAGGGGATGCTCTCCGTTCCCTCTCATTTTCTGAACAGACTCAAAATGCCCACACCACACTCACGTTCTCTGCAGACACTGGATTAGTCTCCTTACCAGAAAAGGCCCCCCACAAAGAgccatctccaataccttcctccAAAGAGACACCTGGCCGCATTCTGGGTATGGAGTCCTTGGAAGTCTGTTCTGAAGAGGCAGAAGAGAAACAAGGCATTGAGGAGCTGTCTCCAGAAATGGAAGACATTTATCTGAAAGATGCCAGTTATGAGAAGAAAGTGTGGTTTCCGGAGGAGGTGAAGGAAATCCCATGCAAAAAACCACAGAAGTATGATAAGGAAAGAGGAGAATGCACACTCTTAGATGATGAAAGAGGAGAATGCACATTCTTAGATGATGAGGTAAAAGGCTttgtaaagaaaactctgctttCTGTAACCGAAGAAAGAAATATCCCTGACTCTGTGGAGTCTAAAGATTACACTACAAGGTTGTCCGAAAAGGAAATTTGGGGTACTGAATATAGGGACTTCCAGGAAAAAGCTGCCACTCAGAAACCTGGGACATTTGTTCAGAATGACCTCTCGCTTCAGGGTGACAAGCCTGTGGACCAACAGGTGAAAGAGAGCTTATCTATCCAAGCAGACACTCAGCAAAGAGTGCTGGATGCGAAAGCATTAAAAATGTCTGCCTCCATAAGCCCCCAGTCTCCTGAGCCTGAGAGCAGCCCAAAATCCAGCTTGGACTGGACAGCACACGAGGGGAAGAGAGCCACTGTaatggaagggaaagaagagccCTCATGCGCACACAAGCCAGGTGAGGAGAAAGGAGCCACTGATTCTGTGGGTAAGGCTATGTCTATCTGCTCACTTCCTCTTATATCTGCAAAACTGGAAGATGCACCTTCCTCAGCACTGGAAAAGCCTTCTGTGCTAGATGACAGTGCAGTCAAACTCCCACTGGGAGCTGAAGAAGAGAGAACAGAGACTGATGTGCTATGCAAAGGGATGTTGGAGCCAAAACAGGCACAGGACACAGGACAACATGCCTCTCAGGACCAGTCCAGTAAAAGCCAACAGGAGACAATGGTGAATGCAGCTCCCTGGAGCCCGGGAGGACTAGAAGATTCTGTGTTTATAGCTGGAGAGTCACAGGAAACCAGACACTCCCTTCCAGGGGGCAATCATGGAAGAAGCAGAGACCTCACAGTCCCTTGGCAAGGCATGACCTCTTTGGACCAAGTGGAGTGTCATTCATGGTCATATGTTCTGGACTCTTCCAGCCAGTTTGAATTCTGTGAATCAAAAGATGATGCAAGTGGGAAAGGGCAAAGGAGGGAAGAGCGAGAACCAACTCCTTATCCCCATGAGAAAACTTTCCAGTATGCAGACATCTTTGACAGAGCTGCAGTGCCTAGTGCTGGGAAGGAGGCCTCGTTCCAGGTCAGGAAAGCACAACAGGCTCAGAAAGGATCTCTTTACCCCATCTCCTCCAAGGAAGAGGAATCCTGCCTCTACACCCCTACTGAGAAAGAACTGTCATCTCCAGCTTCCCCCAAGGATAAAGCAGAACCATCCTTTGAATATACAGATGTTCATGAAAGATCCTCATCTCAGACAAAGCACAGCAGGCCATGTGGCTTGACAGACAAAGACACAGAGCATGAAAGGCACACTTCGTCCCTCCTGCCAGCAAATCTGAGGAGCCCCACACCTGCCTCCTCTTCAGGAGACGAAAGCTCTGCTTGCACCACTGGGATCACTGAGAGATGTCATCAAGGAGAAACAGCTGGTGACCTTAATGCTGTGCAGCCTCCAGATGCAAACATCACCCTGGAGCAGAGACCACTTCCCCCAGAGCACCCTCAGCCCAAGGACATCTACTATGAGAAGGCCAGCAGAGGAGAAGAAAGTGTCAGTGactcagagctggaaaaaggTGCCAAGGAGGAATCAGAGAAAGAATCCAAACTTCCAGAACCACCTTCCACTGTGGAGGCAGCAAGTGAAAAGGAACCATACGCAGACATTTCATGGATGGAGAAGGTTCATGCACCACAGCCATGGCAAGAGGCTGGTCCTACATTGCTGGCCTGTGGTGGGTTGGGAGAGGAAAACCAGGTGGAGCAAACAGTCTGGGGGGCAGATCAAGCTCCCTATGACATCCTCACAAATTCAAGCAGGCAGACATGGATGCCAAATTTGATTTCAGTGACCACAAATGTGTCTGTGGAAGCCAACAAACAATTCTCCAAGGATGCTGTCTCCTCAACAAAACACTCAAGTGATGCTGAACTGTGTTTGGAGAGCCACACCAAAGAATTCTCCTTGGCAAGTTCTACTAAGGAGGAGAAGGAATATCCAAAGGCCCTTCTGAATAAAGGACTGGACTGTTCTTCCTCAGGCTTTGAACTTTCATCCCTAGAAAAGCATGAGCCATCCATTCTGTTTAGACATGAAGCACATTTCTCATCCCACCTAAGGGACACGTCTCAGACTTTAGACATGTTTGATCCTGTTTCCTTGGAAAAGGGAATGGAAGATGAATACCTGGAGGTATCAAAAAAGGTTGTCAGTGACAGCTCATCCTTCACCAAATTCTCAGAGTGTGAAGAAGGGAAGCTGTCCTCTAAGGTGCCTCAGGAGCACCCATGCGTGGAATCACCCTGTCCTTCTGAGGAAGCTTCCTCAAAGTCCTTCACCCCAGTGATGCAAGCAGCTGTGGAGAGCTCCTGCCCCCATTTGTTTCCCACCAATTCAGAAGCAGCAGCTGCAGAGCCAGACACCCAGAGCATGTGGGACACATCCTCTCTGCCTCCAGGAGGTTCTGCAATGGCACATTCATGTGGAATGGAAGGTGCTGCTTCCACTAGCATGGATGACAATAGCTCCCGCCTGGCTGGACAGCAGCCCAAGGCCAGCTGCACTCGGCATCTGCCAAGACCTGAGGGACGGACGCCCGCCTTTCCCCTCCCTGGTGCCCTGGAAGCTGCTCCCCCCTGTCAGCAGCAGGTGGTTGCCACAGCCAATGGCCCCACCGAGGTGAGCACCAGCCCACTCGCTTTCCAGGCCATGTCATGTCCTCCTGATGAGAGACTGGAAAACACCGAGGAGGAGGAGTGCTGTGATAGGCAGAGACGCCCCTCTTCCCTCCTGACCCCAGAGCCTCCCTTTCAGCCATCCTGGTCAGGCACTCAGCAAGGCAGCAAGGCAGAGGGCCACGGCGACGCCTCCCACGAGCTGGAGCCGTGCTTAGCAGCCACCTCAGACTACGAACAGAAGTTCTCGAGTGAGTACAGACCGAGGAAGGATGAACTGTCGCCATCCTTCATCAACCCCAGTCCTCATGACTCCTCAGAAGACAGCGAGCTTTCCCAGGTTGAAGGGCATTCTTCAGTGAAGGGGAGGCCACACCCCAGTCCTGGCGGACATAGGCAGAGCACCACGGTGGAAGAGACTCCCCCCACCTCCGCCAGTGACTCTGGAACTTCCCAGTCCGATTCAGACGTTCCTCCAGAAACAGAAGAGTGCCCGTCCATCACAGCCGACGCTGCCATGGACTCAGACGAAGATGCTGATTTCCTCCCAGTAGACAAGGCTGTGGGCAGCTCCCATCACAGCAGCACAAGGACTAGTCACGACCCCCCACCTGCTTCCACGGTGGACCCCCACCCTCATCCTCCACATCCCGATGTCTGCATGATGGACCCTGAGATACTGCTAAGTGAACAAAACACGACCAGACCTGATAAAATAGCCAAGAAGGAcctgaaagagaaaaacaaaggTGTGAGGAAGCCACTGAGTAAGCCCAAGCCCTCTTCCCCTTCTAGGAAGGCAGACAAATGGTCCTCTGCTCCCACGAAGCAGCCTTCTGACAGGTCTCTGAAGCCAGCACTGGCAAAGAGAGAGAAACGGCTCAAGTCCCATGacgaagagaaagaggaggtctCCCGAAGCAGCCATGGCAAGAGTCTCACCAACGGTGTCAAAACAAGCCCCG